In the Chloroflexota bacterium genome, AGCACCGGCTCGGTCTGCTCGCGGATGCGCGCCATCACGTCGGACGGCGTGCGCAGGTCGATGGGCACGAGCACGGCCCCGGCGGCCCAGGCTCCAAGCATGCTGAGCACGAGGTACGGTGAGTTCGGCGCCAGGATCATGACGCGGTCGCCGGGCTGGACTCCCCGCGCGCCCAGCCGCTCGGCGACGACCCGCATGCCGCGCAGCACGTCCTGGTAGCTCCAGACCTCGGTTCGCAGGCCGACGCGGATGCCCAGGGCCGGCCGGCGGCCGTAGCGGACGGCGACGTCCTCAATCAGCTCGGGGATGGTCTGCATGAGTGAATGGGGGCCTCTCTGATGGGGTGGATGACGCTCAGAGGAACGGCCGCGCCAGGTGGTAGATCAGCGGGATCGTCACGACGAGGCTGTCGGCGCGATCCAGCAGGCCACCGAATCCGGGCAGCCAGGCGCCAGCATCCTTCACGCCCAGCTCGCGCTTGATCAGCGATTCGAGCAGGTCGCCCCAGACGGCCCCGACCGCGATCACCACTGGCAGCAGGAGCGTCACCCAGAGCGGCAGCCCGGGCGGCAGGGCGAACGCCAGCAGCCACGTGCCGAGCGCCGCCCCGAGGATGTTCCCGATGACGCCTTCCCAGGTCTTGTTGGGGCTGATGATGGGCGACAATCGGTGCTTGCCGATCAGTTTGCCGACGGTGAACGCGCCCACGTCCGACAGCGCCGTCGCCAGCGCGATGACCAGCAGGATGCCCGGGCCGCCCGGCAGCCAGCGGTGGATCAGCACGAGGTGCCCGAGCAGCAGCGGCAGGTAGGCGAACCCGAAGGCCGCCAGCGCGAAGGTGCGGACGCCCGCCTTCACATCCTGGGTGAGCAGCGGCTGGAGCGTCCCGACGATCAGGAAGAGCGGCAGGTAGCCAAACAGGGCGTCCGGCGAGAGCAGGGCCAGCGGCAGCGCCAGCAGCCCCAGCACCAGCAGGAC is a window encoding:
- a CDS encoding phosphatidate cytidylyltransferase, whose protein sequence is MPMQPISPTPPPSSALLANPLADPLFWPTAITLGSILGAGLLLLLLVERRHLRELPQRTLFQRWAVWAVIAPAFSLAVLGGHLTMLLLTALIVWQGLREYARLVQLPPLYATVLLVLGLLALPLALLSPDALFGYLPLFLIVGTLQPLLTQDVKAGVRTFALAAFGFAYLPLLLGHLVLIHRWLPGGPGILLVIALATALSDVGAFTVGKLIGKHRLSPIISPNKTWEGVIGNILGAALGTWLLAFALPPGLPLWVTLLLPVVIAVGAVWGDLLESLIKRELGVKDAGAWLPGFGGLLDRADSLVVTIPLIYHLARPFL
- a CDS encoding acyl--CoA ligase, translating into MQTIPELIEDVAVRYGRRPALGIRVGLRTEVWSYQDVLRGMRVVAERLGARGVQPGDRVMILAPNSPYLVLSMLGAWAAGAVLVPIDLRTPSDVMARIREQTEPVLIVTDLPDAVPGLPSVRPSDLAAGEALIPRWLEKALTPRWLEKALTPQPP